A region of the Alphaproteobacteria bacterium genome:
CGTCAGCGCCCCATTTTTTTGGCCCGCCTCAGGCCGCGGCTCCCCGGCCCCGAGCGTTGGCCGCCAGGTAGTCGACGATGGCCTCGCCCTGGCTGCCCGGGGGAAAGATCCTGGCCACGCCACGGGCCAACAGGCTTTCGATCTGGCGCGGCGGTATGTGGCCGCCGACGACCACCGGAACGTCAGCCAGATCGCTCTCCTCGACCAGCTCCATGAGGTCTTCGATGAGGGCGAAATTGGAGGCGTGGCTGCTGATGCCGATGAGGTCGACGTCCTCGTGAAGGGCGGCGTTGACGATCATGGCCGGAGTCTGGTTGACACC
Encoded here:
- a CDS encoding cobalamin-dependent protein (Presence of a B(12) (cobalamin)-binding domain implies dependence on cobalamin itself, in one of its several forms, or in some unusual lineages, dependence on a cobalamin-like analog.), yielding MNQGKGIKMLVSMIGLDSHTTGAEVVATLLRDAGFEVVYLGVNQTPAMIVNAALHEDVDLIGISSHASNFALIEDLMELVEESDLADVPVVVGGHIPPRQIESLLARGVARIFPPGSQGEAIVDYLAANARGRGAAA